Part of the Phacochoerus africanus isolate WHEZ1 chromosome 8, ROS_Pafr_v1, whole genome shotgun sequence genome is shown below.
GCCCCCCAGGAGGCGGCTGGTACAGGGTTGGGAGACTGGGGGGCTGCTCACCTGTGTGCTCCCCCAGGACCATCCGGGACAGGATCACAGTGAAAATGGGGGCCGAGCTCTTCACTGTCTCAGCAAACGAAACCGCCACGTTTTTTAAACTGACCAGACCCAAAACCACAGTCGCAAACCTGAACATGAGGCAAGACCATGATGCAGATGAGTCAGAGCACTGTGCCCTCCAAGGGGTGGGCGCGGAGGGCAGGCACCTCTGACCCCgccctcctcctggctcccttTCGGGGGGGCCCCCGATGAGCCCACTTCCCGAGGGGAAAGGCAGATGACAAAGAGACACTCACCGAAGACGCCGGGCGCTTACCTCATCAGACCCACGAAGAGCATGGTCACGATGAAGTTGGGTGGGTAAGAAAGCCGCGTTTTGTGCTGATATAAACAGCAGGGAACAACTATTTTAACACACCCGATAAGCGTGGTTGACAACATCTGCACAGCCCCTGGGTGGCGGGAGACGGGCGTCAGCTGAGCAGAGGGAccagccctcccccgccccgggagGGGGGTTACCTAGCGTGCTGGGCTCCCCCTCCAGCAGGGAGAGGATGTGCTTGTTGAGAAACAGGGTGCAGAAGCTGAAGAAGAACCAGAGCGAGAGGTAGAGCAGTGCCCGGGCACCCCACGCGCCCAGGTCCGACTCGAGGACGGTGGTCTCCGTCACGGTGACCGTGAGCACCCGCTCAGCAGCGCCGTCGCTCTGGCCCAGCGCGACCTTCTCACCCGGGGGGCCAAACACAGGGCCCCAGGCCAGGAGCGGCTGCCCCCCAGGCTTCTCTCGGGGAACGGGGGCCGGCTCTGCTGGGGCCGCAGGTTTTGCCGACGCCGACATGAGGCCAGGCCAGGAGGCGTTGTCTCAGGGACGGCTGGCACCTTGCGGCAGGGAGCGGGGGACAGAGGCGGCGGCCATGCAGGTGGCACTGGGCGGGTGCAGGCTAGCGTGGGAGGGAAAGGGCAGACCATGAGCACCTGACGTCCTTCAAAGGTTGAATCACCCATTTAAGTAACTTTAAAGCGCAGGACTTGTGTCCCGTTCGTGCCCCGAAGGCACAGGCGCCACAACGACAACCCTGCCTTCTCTTCCACGGAGGCCACAGGACCCAAGTCCTtaccgcgccccccgccccccagcagaCGCCACGGGCCGAGCCCCACCCCGCGGGCTGccttccctcccccgccccgaaGCTGAAGCTGTCAGGAGCACCTGCCCACCCACCCTGGCGGCGGGAAAGCCGGCGGCTCCGTGCTCCCCATGGGTTGGCTCTCCATGGCCCTTGCGGACTTCCTAGCACTTCAGCCGGTGCTCGGAGGGCCCTCCGAGGGAGGGCTGGCCTCCCCGTCAGACACAGTTCTGTCCCTCATCGGGCTCTGATCACACTTCTATTTGTTGCCACTGCAAAGCGGCCTGCTTCACGCCTTCACCCCACTCTCTGTACCCTCTCTTCCACTTGGGCACCCCTTGGGCAGACCCTGGGGCGGCTCTGCCAGGTGTCCAGCGAAGTGTGCTGTCTCCAGATGGACCCACCCCTGCTCAGTCCCCAGGCCTGTGGCTTCAACTTCTTGGGCCAGACCCCTCTCCTCCGCTAAGGTCACAGACCAAGTCAGACCGGGTTCTCCTATGTGCTGGTGGGTGAGAGCTTCAAGTTCTGGCTTTGAGCAGCTCAGGAGGGCGGGCCCGAGGATCCCAGTGGCCTCAAGCAGGAGTCCCCAGGCTGCTCACCCGactcagcaacctgagctaccGGCCCCACGTGCCGCTCCCTGCGTGCTGACACTCTGGGGACACCCAACATCCAGCGTGCATAGCAGGAAGCACTGGGGTCCATCTGGTTGTGCTGCAGCCTGACCAGGGGTGGCTCCTCTCTGGTGGCCAGCCCGCTGTCCCCACCCAGCTGCCTGCATGCTCAGCTCCACCCGGCTTCCACCGGGGCCGTGCACGGCTTTCCCAGCAAACCTGCTGCGGCCACGGcgtctctgcctccttctcttcaAAACCCAGGAGTACCATCAAGAAACCTGGTGACCCGGGCACTTGCTCAGAGACCAGGCCCCAGAAGTCCCATCTGACTGGCTCACGCTGCCCTGGGTAAGGGAACCACCACGAATTCATGAACTCATCCAGCCCCCGTCTGCTATGGCCATCCTGTCCCATCTTTTCCTGCAATTCTGCTGGGCCTGGGCTACCCGCGCGACCTCAGGACTCATCACTGGCTCGGGCTGGCTCCACACTGTTCCCCCTCATGAGGGTGGACCCGGAGCTCCTGGAGGGTGTCCCTGTTGTGACCTGTCCTCACCACAGGCAGGGCCGCAGGGCAGGAGGAACCCCGCCACCCTCCCGCCGGAGACCCGCGCCCAGGCTCCTGTGAACTGGAGCCCAGACCCGGGAGGACAGGGATGGCAGGCGAAGCCATGGTGTCAGGCTGTTTTAGCTCCTTGGCTGATCCTCCAGGGGCCCCCGCCTGGgctgtacccccccccccccgcccccgaggggCCCACGATTCTCCTGGCACCACCCACTGTCCCAAGTTGAAAGCACACGGCGGAGGCACAAGTGCAAATAGACTCAGACCCAAAACGGGACCTCTCAAGAGTTCCCCTCAAGTGACagggaacaaaaacagaaagcgTCAGCAGGACACCGGCCAGGACAGAGCCACCTTCCAGTTCTCGCAGAATGCCTCGGCCAGAAAAGGCCTATCGCAGCACCCTTGCTCCGAGCAGCAAACAGACCCCACGTGCCTGTCGACAGGGACGCGACGTCCACCATGGTGACGTCCACAGCGGGCGGAGCGCAGCTGCCCGGGACGACAGGCCGGGCTCACAGCCAGCGCATCATGGGCGGGTCACGGGAAGGGACACGACACGGCGCCCCCAGAAGAGGTAGATGAACTACCCGTCCTTAGAAATGAAAGCATAAAAGGCGCTGACACGGAGCGAAGAACGGGGCACGCAGGCTGCAGGCGGATGTGGCGCGGGCATTGCGTGTCCCACGCCGGCCACCAGCCCGGGACTGATGTGCAGTGCAGGAGCCCGGCCGCCACCAGGGCTGCCGGTGCCGGAAACACGCCAGCGCCAGGGGACACGACGCCTGTCAGACCCCAGCCTCCCTGACCGTCCGCCCTCGTGACCAAAGTGTGGGCTGCCTCCAGGCGGGACGGCAGCAGGGGCTCGTCACAGCCCGACTCGATGGTCCACCTGCGGCCAGAACAGGCCCTGGAGCCCAGGGACGCTCGGCTCCCCCAGGGCACCACCTTCCCCGACCTTCGCCCTCTCCACAAAAGTCCACCCGCCAGAGACCAGAGGCGTGACGGCTGAGGGACAGGGcacaccccctccctccaggtCCAGCCGAGGCCACCGCCCtcccctgggggcaggagggtcGTGCCCTCCAGGTGCGCGTGTTTCCGTGTGAGTCCAAAGGCCTCTGATGTCAGACGAGGGCTTGGAAAATCTTACAAGTGAAATGGACTCGGGCAGGACGGCCCTGCTTTGCTCGCCCCGACAGGCTTCCCTTAGCCACATGGGC
Proteins encoded:
- the SLC35E2B gene encoding solute carrier family 35 member E2B isoform X2 — encoded protein: MSASAKPAAPAEPAPVPREKPGGQPLLAWGPVFGPPGEKVALGQSDGAAERVLTVTVTETTVLESDLGAWGARALLYLSLWFFFSFCTLFLNKHILSLLEGEPSTLGAVQMLSTTLIGCVKIVVPCCLYQHKTRLSYPPNFIVTMLFVGLMRFATVVLGLVSLKNVAVSFAETVKSSAPIFTVILSRMVLGEHTGLLVNLSLLPVMGGLALCTATEMSFNFLGFSAALSTNVMDCLQNVFSKKLLSGDKYRFSAAELQFYTSAAAVAMLIPAWAFFMDLPVIGRSGRSFRYSQDVVLLLLADGLLFHLQSVTAYALMGRISPVTFSLLAMD